In one Catenovulum adriaticum genomic region, the following are encoded:
- the ftsY gene encoding signal recognition particle-docking protein FtsY, whose amino-acid sequence MNKKKGLFGWFGQKNKTKDEQKTVEEAQQVNKQTEQAEAVEAPQKKEEAKSSTPVNSPEIEQIQPADSSPQAALSESEENNDIPTQVEEPAQRPQKIGFFSRLKQSLTRTKASIGSGLFGLFKGKKIDDDLLEELETQLLMADLGIETTTRVIDSVTQTAKKQGLTDAEALYSLLKEKMREILGEVNQPLELSVPNSDGPFVMLMVGVNGVGKTTTIGKLAKQYQQQGKSVMLAAGDTFRAAAVEQLQVWGQRNNINVVAQHTGADSASVVYDAFASAKAKNIDVLIADTAGRLQNKAHLMEELKKIVRVMKKIDPKAPHEVMLVIDSTTGQNAISQTKLFDEAVGLTGISLTKLDGTAKGGVIFSVADQFKVPIRYIGVGEGIDDLRPFDADEFIEALFSTEDKNEQDTSQHEKADSAS is encoded by the coding sequence ATGAACAAAAAGAAAGGTTTATTTGGCTGGTTTGGTCAAAAGAACAAAACTAAAGATGAACAAAAAACAGTAGAAGAGGCTCAACAGGTTAATAAGCAGACAGAGCAAGCTGAAGCCGTTGAAGCACCTCAGAAAAAAGAAGAGGCGAAGTCATCTACACCCGTTAATTCACCTGAAATTGAGCAAATTCAGCCAGCAGATTCTTCGCCGCAAGCAGCTCTATCTGAAAGTGAAGAAAATAATGATATACCTACGCAAGTTGAAGAGCCAGCTCAGCGCCCTCAAAAAATAGGATTTTTTAGCCGTCTTAAGCAAAGTTTAACTCGTACTAAAGCTTCAATTGGCAGCGGTTTATTTGGCTTATTTAAAGGTAAAAAAATTGATGATGATTTACTCGAAGAGCTAGAAACTCAGCTTTTAATGGCTGACTTAGGTATAGAAACCACTACCCGAGTAATTGATTCCGTTACGCAGACAGCGAAAAAGCAAGGTTTAACCGATGCAGAAGCTTTATATTCGTTGCTAAAAGAAAAAATGCGCGAAATATTGGGCGAAGTAAATCAGCCACTTGAATTAAGTGTGCCTAATTCAGATGGCCCATTTGTAATGTTAATGGTCGGGGTTAATGGGGTCGGTAAAACGACAACCATAGGTAAATTAGCCAAACAGTATCAACAGCAAGGTAAATCAGTGATGTTGGCTGCGGGCGATACTTTCCGTGCAGCAGCTGTTGAGCAATTACAAGTTTGGGGGCAACGCAATAATATTAATGTGGTTGCTCAGCATACAGGTGCAGATAGTGCTTCTGTTGTTTATGATGCTTTTGCTTCTGCTAAAGCAAAAAACATAGATGTGCTCATTGCAGATACGGCAGGGCGTTTACAAAACAAAGCGCATTTAATGGAAGAACTTAAAAAAATTGTTCGAGTAATGAAAAAAATTGATCCTAAGGCACCGCACGAAGTGATGTTAGTGATTGACTCTACCACAGGACAAAATGCGATTAGCCAAACTAAATTATTTGATGAAGCGGTTGGCTTAACGGGTATTTCATTAACTAAACTAGATGGTACTGCTAAAGGCGGTGTTATATTTTCAGTTGCGGATCAATTCAAAGTACCCATTCGTTATATTGGGGTGGGGGAAGGAATTGACGATTTACGCCCATTCGATGCCGACGAATTTATTGAAGCTTTATTTAGCACTGAAGATAAAAATGAGCAAGATACAAGCCAGCACGAAAAAGCAGATTCGGCAAGTTAA
- the rsmD gene encoding 16S rRNA (guanine(966)-N(2))-methyltransferase RsmD yields the protein MVSRRPVRQNKANQTKTKKSNGFVRIISGKFKGKKLPVRDSQGLRPTTDRVKETLFNWLMFKVHGSRVLDCFSGSGSLGFEALSREAEYLVMIEKDPTVAQQLKQNLNLLSKNDVHLNAQVIEQDCLHYLTQTQSEFDLVFVDPPFRLGLAEQACNLLAQSDLLTDDAYIYVETESELKTSGYPDNWQLLKEKTAGQVCYRLFQYQK from the coding sequence ATGGTATCACGCAGACCCGTTAGACAAAATAAAGCCAATCAAACAAAGACAAAAAAATCTAATGGCTTTGTCAGAATTATTAGTGGTAAGTTTAAAGGTAAAAAACTGCCTGTAAGAGACAGCCAAGGGTTACGCCCCACAACTGACCGAGTAAAAGAAACTCTATTTAATTGGTTAATGTTTAAAGTGCATGGTAGCCGAGTGTTAGATTGTTTTTCAGGCTCAGGTTCTCTTGGTTTTGAAGCCTTATCACGAGAGGCCGAATACTTAGTTATGATTGAAAAAGATCCAACAGTTGCCCAACAATTAAAACAAAATTTAAACCTGCTGAGTAAAAATGATGTACATCTTAATGCTCAAGTTATCGAGCAAGACTGTCTACACTATTTAACGCAAACCCAAAGCGAATTTGATTTAGTGTTTGTCGATCCGCCATTTCGTTTAGGGTTAGCCGAACAAGCCTGCAATTTATTAGCTCAATCAGATTTATTAACCGATGATGCTTACATTTATGTTGAAACTGAAAGCGAATTAAAAACAAGCGGTTACCCAGATAACTGGCAGTTGTTAAAAGAAAAAACTGCAGGTCAGGTATGTTATCGGCTTTTTCAATATCAAAAATAA
- a CDS encoding TIGR00341 family protein, protein MPNSSILMDVEKVFFVSEQSAPAEILEQVTQATANCSLFDISVQDILSGSIQLSTQDYCILYLPDSFNFQVIPQLAKAGCIIALLPHPNAPQSAIGFGIASDMADAIEDCFNQEQYTVDMLRCNNELVLNSVELGDFVGLKPVRIKTPSLLASIKSFGRRWREVRHQIPFKLTLTTQKGKTITTAATAVSVVAHSSNTRFVQHLIGESNINDGMFHAVFLAPRSIRQLFLGLIKNTITTPTRLPDFIGHVRTGGMDLTTHKAIVYSIDGRELTGDKLHFETQEKSLQLVPGRYLTIDRAAAHGKEVFRTQHLPTADAVPELISKTLPWNIHAGTEEFKELYQSLRENAITSSAFLTLMALSTMLATLGLFANSAPVIIGAMILAPLMAPIVSLAMSTVRQDQSLMTQSGKTLINGLLLSLGCGSLLSLMIPLDTPTAEMSARISPNLLDLGVAIISGVAAAYANSRSEVAKSLAGVAIAVALVPPLATTGIAVAWMDLNMIWGSFLLFLTNLSGIVLAAAITFSWLGFSPFRRAQKGLLISVIITTLISIPLAFSFANMVNSNSWNSQLQSIQFDDAKLGNIEIIHQTPLLIRFDLIVSQYPDETKIALIKQQLEQKLNQAVTIELTVVIKH, encoded by the coding sequence ATGCCAAATAGCTCAATATTAATGGATGTAGAAAAGGTATTTTTTGTATCTGAGCAATCCGCGCCGGCCGAAATACTTGAGCAAGTCACTCAAGCAACGGCTAACTGCAGCTTATTTGATATATCAGTACAAGATATTTTGTCTGGCAGCATTCAGCTCTCAACTCAAGATTATTGCATCTTATACCTGCCTGATTCTTTCAACTTTCAGGTCATTCCTCAATTAGCAAAAGCCGGCTGTATTATTGCTTTATTACCTCACCCAAATGCGCCACAAAGTGCAATTGGTTTTGGGATTGCATCTGACATGGCTGACGCAATTGAAGATTGCTTTAATCAAGAACAATACACAGTTGATATGCTCCGATGCAATAACGAATTGGTATTAAACTCAGTTGAGTTAGGTGATTTTGTTGGTTTAAAACCAGTTAGAATAAAAACGCCAAGCTTGCTTGCAAGTATAAAAAGTTTTGGTCGCCGCTGGCGTGAAGTTCGTCACCAAATTCCTTTTAAGCTCACTCTAACTACCCAAAAAGGCAAAACCATCACCACCGCAGCCACTGCGGTTTCGGTCGTTGCACATTCAAGCAATACTCGATTTGTCCAACATTTAATAGGTGAATCAAATATCAATGACGGTATGTTTCATGCTGTTTTTTTAGCCCCCAGAAGCATACGTCAGCTTTTTTTAGGTTTAATAAAAAATACCATCACAACGCCCACGCGTTTACCTGACTTTATTGGCCATGTCAGAACTGGCGGCATGGATTTAACAACCCATAAAGCCATCGTTTATAGTATTGATGGTCGAGAATTAACGGGTGATAAACTGCACTTTGAAACACAAGAAAAATCATTACAACTGGTGCCAGGACGCTACTTAACTATCGACAGAGCTGCCGCTCATGGTAAAGAAGTCTTCAGAACACAACATTTACCAACGGCCGATGCGGTCCCTGAGTTAATTAGCAAAACATTGCCTTGGAATATTCATGCTGGCACAGAAGAGTTTAAAGAGCTATATCAATCTCTACGTGAAAATGCGATTACCTCAAGCGCATTTTTAACCTTAATGGCACTCTCGACTATGCTGGCAACCCTTGGGTTATTTGCCAATTCGGCACCTGTGATTATTGGCGCTATGATCTTAGCCCCATTAATGGCCCCTATTGTTTCGTTAGCGATGAGTACTGTACGCCAAGATCAAAGTTTAATGACTCAATCCGGCAAAACCTTAATAAATGGCTTATTGCTTTCATTAGGCTGTGGTTCATTGCTTTCGTTAATGATTCCACTCGATACCCCGACAGCTGAAATGTCTGCTCGTATTTCGCCTAATTTATTAGATTTAGGCGTGGCGATTATTTCAGGCGTTGCAGCGGCTTACGCCAATAGCCGCTCTGAGGTTGCTAAAAGTCTAGCTGGTGTTGCTATTGCGGTTGCACTAGTTCCACCATTGGCCACTACAGGGATCGCAGTGGCGTGGATGGATTTAAACATGATCTGGGGGTCGTTTTTACTATTTTTAACTAACCTGTCTGGCATTGTATTAGCCGCTGCCATTACGTTTTCTTGGCTTGGGTTTTCACCCTTTAGGCGAGCGCAAAAAGGGTTATTAATTTCCGTCATTATTACCACTTTAATTTCTATTCCACTCGCGTTTAGCTTTGCGAATATGGTAAATAGCAATAGCTGGAACAGTCAGCTTCAATCTATTCAGTTTGATGACGCAAAATTGGGTAATATTGAAATTATTCATCAAACCCCGCTGTTAATTCGGTTTGACTTAATTGTTTCACAATATCCTGATGAAACAAAAATTGCGCTCATCAAACAGCAGCTTGAACAAAAGTTAAATCAGGCGGTTACCATAGAATTAACCGTGGTAATAAAACACTAA
- a CDS encoding cold-shock protein, producing MSNQVTGTVKWFNDEKGFGFIEQEGGKDVFVHFSAIQANGRKTLQDGQQVTMTVSQGQKGPQADSVTPG from the coding sequence ATGTCAAATCAAGTTACAGGAACAGTGAAGTGGTTCAATGATGAAAAAGGTTTTGGATTTATTGAACAAGAAGGCGGTAAAGATGTATTTGTACATTTTAGTGCAATACAAGCAAACGGACGTAAAACCTTGCAAGACGGTCAACAAGTTACTATGACTGTTTCACAAGGCCAAAAAGGCCCGCAAGCAGACAGTGTCACCCCTGGTTAA
- a CDS encoding TIGR00645 family protein — protein MEKIFENILYSARWLLAPLYLGLSLALIALTLKFFQEIIHIFPVIFSTKETDLVLTILSLIDLSLVGGLLIMVMLSGYENFVSQINLEAGKEKLGWLGKVDSGTLKTKVAASIVAISSIHLLKVFMNSEQLDGEKMMWYVITHLTFVVSAFIMGYLDKINRH, from the coding sequence TTGGAAAAAATTTTTGAAAATATACTCTATTCTGCCCGTTGGTTATTAGCGCCGCTCTATTTAGGTTTAAGCTTGGCTTTGATTGCACTAACGCTTAAATTTTTTCAAGAAATTATTCATATTTTCCCTGTCATATTTTCAACCAAAGAAACAGACTTAGTCTTAACTATTTTGTCCTTGATTGATTTATCTCTAGTGGGGGGCTTGTTGATCATGGTCATGCTATCTGGCTATGAAAACTTTGTCAGCCAAATAAACCTAGAAGCAGGTAAAGAAAAGCTGGGTTGGTTAGGTAAGGTAGACTCGGGCACACTTAAAACAAAAGTGGCGGCCTCTATCGTTGCTATTTCATCCATTCACTTATTAAAAGTTTTTATGAATTCCGAGCAACTCGATGGTGAAAAAATGATGTGGTATGTCATTACTCACCTAACCTTCGTTGTTTCAGCTTTTATTATGGGTTACCTAGATAAAATAAACCGCCATTAA
- a CDS encoding NUDIX domain-containing protein — translation MQDKGNPWQVKHSEQVYQSPWIKVREDKVITPAGTDGIYSVVEFQNSAVGIVPIDEDGNTWLVGQWRYPLNAYSWEIIEGGCPIGEKAEDCALRELKEESGLTAKTLIPFLEMSLSNSSTDDQAIVYVAKDLQMGEAQPEETEDLQLVKIPLSQAYEYVMQGRIHDAISVAALLKLKQLAYF, via the coding sequence ATGCAAGATAAAGGTAACCCATGGCAAGTTAAACACAGTGAACAAGTTTACCAAAGTCCCTGGATTAAAGTTCGTGAAGATAAAGTGATAACCCCTGCTGGCACAGATGGAATTTATAGTGTGGTAGAGTTTCAAAACTCAGCGGTTGGTATTGTACCTATTGATGAAGATGGCAACACTTGGTTAGTGGGGCAGTGGCGTTATCCGTTAAATGCTTATAGCTGGGAAATTATTGAAGGTGGCTGTCCTATTGGCGAAAAAGCCGAAGATTGTGCCCTACGAGAGCTTAAAGAAGAATCCGGCTTAACTGCAAAAACTTTGATCCCCTTTTTAGAAATGTCACTTTCTAATTCGTCAACCGATGATCAAGCGATCGTATATGTCGCAAAAGATTTGCAAATGGGTGAAGCGCAGCCCGAAGAAACGGAAGATTTACAATTGGTAAAAATACCGCTTTCACAAGCGTATGAATACGTAATGCAAGGTCGTATTCATGATGCTATTAGTGTCGCGGCATTATTAAAATTAAAGCAATTAGCTTACTTTTAA
- the tesB gene encoding acyl-CoA thioesterase II translates to MSKVLAELIDLLTLEKIEQGIYRGQSQDLGFGAVFGGQVLGQALSAAQQSAPPERGLHSFHSYFLRSGDVKHPIVYKVDVIRDGKSFCTRRVEAIQHGQTIFYLTASFQKAEQGFEHQASMPNVKGPDGLISELELARQYQENIPAPIRDKFISDKPLEFRPVELINPLKPEKGEAHRHIWLKANGQIPLHSKAHQYLLAYASDFNFLVTSLQPHGRSFIDPNMQVATLDHSMWFHREFNLNDWLLFVIDSPSASGARGFVRGQFFNQQGHLVASCTQEGVIRDRS, encoded by the coding sequence ATGAGCAAAGTATTAGCTGAATTAATAGATTTATTAACGCTTGAAAAAATTGAACAAGGTATTTATCGAGGTCAATCTCAAGATTTAGGTTTTGGTGCTGTTTTTGGTGGTCAAGTATTGGGGCAAGCATTATCAGCCGCGCAACAAAGTGCCCCTCCAGAAAGAGGGTTGCATTCATTTCATTCCTATTTTTTACGCTCAGGTGATGTTAAGCATCCTATCGTTTATAAAGTAGATGTTATTCGTGATGGCAAAAGTTTTTGTACACGTCGAGTAGAAGCTATTCAGCATGGTCAAACCATTTTTTATTTAACGGCTTCGTTTCAAAAAGCAGAGCAAGGCTTTGAACACCAAGCAAGTATGCCTAATGTGAAAGGTCCTGATGGGTTAATATCAGAGCTTGAATTAGCACGTCAATATCAGGAAAACATTCCCGCGCCTATCCGCGATAAATTTATTAGTGACAAACCACTCGAATTTAGACCAGTTGAACTGATAAACCCACTTAAACCTGAAAAAGGTGAAGCTCATCGTCATATTTGGCTTAAAGCCAATGGTCAAATTCCTTTGCATTCAAAAGCACATCAGTACCTATTAGCTTACGCATCCGATTTTAATTTTTTAGTTACCTCTCTTCAGCCTCATGGACGCTCATTTATCGACCCTAATATGCAAGTTGCAACGCTCGATCACTCTATGTGGTTTCACCGAGAGTTTAACTTAAATGACTGGTTGTTATTTGTAATAGATAGTCCATCTGCATCGGGGGCACGTGGCTTTGTTAGAGGACAATTTTTTAATCAGCAGGGCCACTTAGTAGCATCTTGTACGCAAGAAGGTGTTATCAGAGACAGAAGCTGA
- a CDS encoding RidA family protein, with product MIERVETGARMSRIVKHQGTIYLCGQVCNDATAGIKEQTQTMLDKVEALLERAGSDKSHILSATIYLKDMNDFAQMNQVWDAWVPQGDAPARACVQAAMARDALLVEISVIAAEKA from the coding sequence ATGATTGAAAGAGTTGAAACGGGGGCTCGCATGAGCCGAATTGTAAAACATCAAGGTACAATTTATTTATGTGGGCAAGTTTGCAATGATGCAACAGCCGGAATTAAAGAGCAAACTCAAACGATGTTAGATAAGGTTGAAGCTCTACTTGAGCGGGCAGGCAGTGATAAATCGCACATTTTATCAGCCACTATTTATTTAAAAGATATGAATGATTTTGCACAAATGAATCAAGTTTGGGATGCTTGGGTTCCACAAGGCGACGCACCAGCCAGAGCCTGTGTTCAGGCCGCTATGGCACGTGACGCTTTGCTGGTTGAAATTTCTGTTATTGCGGCAGAAAAAGCATAG
- a CDS encoding adenylate/guanylate cyclase domain-containing protein: MRFTRLTVFFGLIITFLTVAWQLSPNHSTSRVALNKVEGILYDVRFNLVQKIVKPQLNQTSNSSELPSQNTSSSELSQDKIIIIDIDEKSIAEQGRFPWSRNKMATLLENLFESQVAVVAFDIMFSEPENNPVQQILSQYPSDAELQKQLKPLINPFDADANFAKALTKGDTVLAMLLDDSTGSKSETVVSAVTLTSDMNANQTTVMNKAYIRSTFSSLTQHSKNTPFYQGFINSTPDDDGSIRRAALLLRHQQTLYPSLALEAVRAYSFEPEIKVRTEFSEKRSHITGIELNQQSIATDLYGRIWVPYQAGQGYFKYISATDIIEKRVMKSELAGAIAFVGTSAVGLADLKETPVGMNYPGVEIHASVAYGLLNPEILLTELDTSDAIMALFLLFLGLMLSFLLHKLGPVMMSLVGVFCLLGCVIINLYFWIIWQLVFPLTSSLLIVLSITILNVIAGYIAESRQKNRIKNYFQQYVPAAHINKILENPNAVNFDGERKNMTVLFADIRGFTQISEQLTANQVKQLLNDYLSPITKIILDNQGTIDKYVGDMVMAFWGAPVDDEKHAEHAVAAALQMLEKCQQLNKNFAKKGWPQIEIGIGINSGEMNVGDMGSEFRRAYTVIGDAVNLASRLESITKFYGVNMLVSENTYRLNKGYLFQLVDKVKVKGKQQAINIYQPQPNQIDVQLHEQAFSAYFLQDWPKAKMLFSKLAKLHPDKKLYPLYVERIQALTGNTQADWDGCFTHQQK; the protein is encoded by the coding sequence ATGAGGTTTACACGTCTAACTGTTTTTTTTGGATTAATAATCACTTTTCTGACAGTGGCGTGGCAGTTATCTCCTAATCATTCAACATCTCGGGTGGCTCTGAATAAAGTTGAGGGCATTTTATACGATGTGCGCTTTAATTTAGTGCAAAAAATTGTTAAACCTCAATTAAATCAAACCTCAAACAGTTCAGAATTACCATCTCAAAATACCTCCTCATCCGAATTATCACAAGATAAAATTATTATTATTGATATTGATGAAAAATCGATTGCGGAGCAGGGAAGGTTTCCTTGGAGCCGCAATAAAATGGCGACTTTATTAGAAAACTTATTTGAATCTCAGGTCGCGGTGGTAGCTTTTGATATTATGTTTAGCGAGCCAGAAAATAACCCAGTTCAGCAAATTTTATCCCAATACCCAAGTGATGCTGAGTTACAAAAGCAGCTTAAACCACTGATTAACCCTTTTGACGCAGATGCTAATTTTGCCAAGGCGTTAACTAAAGGTGATACGGTTTTAGCTATGTTGCTAGACGATTCCACAGGCTCTAAATCTGAAACTGTGGTGAGTGCGGTCACGTTAACAAGCGACATGAACGCAAATCAAACCACTGTCATGAATAAAGCTTATATACGCTCCACTTTTAGTTCGTTAACTCAACATTCAAAAAACACACCGTTTTATCAAGGGTTTATTAACTCAACTCCTGACGATGATGGTTCGATCCGTCGTGCCGCTTTATTACTAAGACACCAACAAACGCTTTATCCCTCGCTTGCCTTGGAGGCGGTGCGCGCATATTCTTTTGAACCTGAAATTAAAGTACGCACTGAATTTTCTGAAAAGCGTTCTCATATTACAGGGATTGAGCTTAACCAGCAGTCTATAGCTACTGATTTATATGGGCGAATTTGGGTGCCTTATCAAGCAGGACAAGGCTATTTTAAGTATATATCGGCAACGGATATTATTGAAAAAAGAGTCATGAAAAGTGAGCTGGCAGGCGCAATTGCATTTGTTGGTACCTCAGCAGTTGGGTTAGCTGATTTAAAAGAAACCCCTGTTGGTATGAATTATCCAGGCGTTGAAATTCATGCAAGTGTTGCTTATGGATTACTTAATCCTGAAATTTTACTAACTGAGCTTGATACCAGTGATGCCATTATGGCGTTGTTTTTACTGTTTTTAGGGCTGATGTTGAGCTTTTTGTTGCATAAATTAGGGCCAGTAATGATGTCCTTGGTTGGTGTATTTTGCTTACTGGGTTGTGTCATTATCAATTTGTATTTTTGGATCATTTGGCAATTGGTATTTCCGCTAACTTCGAGCTTATTAATTGTTTTATCTATTACTATTTTAAATGTTATTGCAGGTTATATTGCTGAAAGCCGACAAAAAAATAGAATTAAAAATTATTTTCAGCAGTATGTTCCGGCCGCTCATATAAATAAAATATTGGAAAACCCAAATGCAGTAAATTTTGATGGCGAGCGAAAAAATATGACAGTCTTATTTGCAGACATTAGAGGTTTTACCCAAATTTCAGAGCAACTCACTGCGAATCAAGTTAAACAGTTACTAAATGATTATTTATCACCCATTACTAAAATCATTCTCGACAATCAAGGCACCATTGATAAATATGTAGGCGATATGGTGATGGCATTTTGGGGCGCACCGGTTGACGATGAAAAACATGCAGAGCACGCTGTAGCCGCAGCCTTACAAATGCTGGAAAAGTGTCAGCAGCTAAATAAAAATTTCGCTAAAAAAGGCTGGCCACAAATAGAAATTGGTATTGGGATTAATTCTGGCGAAATGAATGTGGGTGATATGGGATCAGAATTCAGGCGTGCCTATACCGTCATTGGGGATGCTGTTAATTTAGCCAGCCGCTTAGAAAGCATTACTAAATTTTATGGTGTTAATATGCTTGTGAGTGAAAATACCTACCGATTAAATAAAGGTTATTTATTTCAATTGGTTGATAAGGTAAAAGTTAAAGGCAAACAGCAAGCGATTAATATATATCAACCTCAGCCTAATCAAATTGATGTTCAATTGCACGAGCAAGCGTTTAGTGCATATTTTTTGCAAGATTGGCCAAAAGCTAAAATGCTGTTTAGTAAACTGGCGAAATTACACCCAGATAAAAAATTATACCCACTTTATGTTGAACGTATTCAAGCGCTTACTGGTAATACGCAAGCCGATTGGGATGGGTGTTTTACTCATCAACAAAAATAA
- a CDS encoding MBL fold metallo-hydrolase, with product MQITFYGVRGSLPAVGAEFIKYGGNTACVHVALSDGTDLILDAGTGIVKLGEQLLHKDTPIHLLLTHNHWDHIQGFPFFPPAYQAQRTLYITAGLTEPQQDIAILEQMSETWFPIGYQQLKADIQFTQLNKKRQWQIGSALIKRIQINHPGGGSAYLIEDNGKRLAYITDNELEPPYPAATSYQQWFEFLDSVDLLIHDAQYQTSDMPHKHGWGHSVIEQTVRLACQASVKKCALFSHDFSRTDQQIDRQIIEIEQYLSANDLDIDIFAAAEGMSIEL from the coding sequence ATGCAGATTACATTTTATGGGGTTAGAGGTTCTTTACCCGCTGTTGGCGCAGAGTTTATTAAATATGGGGGAAATACGGCTTGTGTTCATGTCGCGTTATCTGATGGAACCGACTTAATTTTAGATGCGGGCACTGGTATTGTTAAATTGGGTGAGCAATTACTCCACAAAGATACGCCAATTCATTTGTTATTAACACATAACCACTGGGATCATATTCAAGGCTTTCCATTTTTCCCGCCAGCTTACCAAGCTCAGAGAACGCTTTATATTACCGCAGGGTTAACAGAACCGCAGCAAGACATAGCGATTCTTGAACAAATGTCTGAAACTTGGTTTCCGATTGGTTACCAGCAACTCAAAGCAGATATCCAATTTACCCAATTAAATAAAAAGCGACAGTGGCAAATCGGCAGTGCCCTGATAAAGCGAATTCAAATTAATCACCCTGGCGGGGGCAGTGCTTACTTAATTGAAGACAATGGTAAAAGACTTGCTTATATTACAGATAACGAACTTGAGCCGCCTTATCCGGCAGCAACTAGCTATCAGCAATGGTTTGAGTTTTTAGATTCAGTTGATTTATTAATTCATGACGCTCAATACCAAACGAGTGATATGCCACATAAGCATGGTTGGGGACATAGCGTTATTGAACAAACGGTTCGGCTAGCCTGTCAGGCTAGCGTGAAAAAATGCGCTTTGTTTAGCCATGATTTTAGCCGTACTGATCAACAAATAGATCGCCAAATCATTGAAATTGAGCAATACTTGTCAGCCAATGATTTAGATATTGATATTTTTGCTGCAGCCGAAGGGATGAGTATAGAGTTATAA
- a CDS encoding FecR family protein has translation MKKINYSNLNPYLKCCLLTLSLVVSSHSVAEVLAGKTIIASGEVKASDQKNVRQLSRRSPVYKVDRVTTAPNSQAQFKMIDGGILALQENTQLEISSYQYDEKSKTGSAVMNLLSGGLRTISGKIKSYNGNYQLNTPVGSIGVRGTHYEVEMVGSELFLAVWDGAIDFTSSKTQQVSSFGEGEHFNFAKIEQSSGKVTGLLEAPAVFKNGHSIANNQTPAVKLDTVTRSKNLVSIKTIDPAKPKLMTNQNELGADQNSQPANQDKLTINLDQYVVDGFLSFKDEAGQWHNKFGQAINRAELDLAANLNQKNHQNDDYQHQFDLYGRAFPSVAAGGAFEFTP, from the coding sequence ATGAAAAAAATTAATTATAGTAACTTAAACCCGTATTTAAAATGCTGTTTGCTCACATTAAGTTTGGTTGTTTCAAGTCACAGTGTTGCTGAAGTTTTAGCGGGCAAAACGATTATTGCAAGTGGTGAAGTCAAAGCGAGCGACCAAAAAAATGTTCGTCAATTGTCTCGTCGTTCACCGGTTTATAAAGTGGATAGAGTCACGACAGCACCCAACAGCCAAGCGCAATTTAAAATGATTGATGGCGGGATTTTAGCACTTCAAGAGAACACACAACTAGAAATTTCTAGTTACCAATATGATGAAAAAAGCAAGACAGGTTCAGCGGTAATGAACTTGTTATCAGGTGGTTTGAGAACCATTAGCGGTAAAATCAAAAGTTATAATGGAAATTATCAACTCAACACTCCCGTAGGCAGTATTGGGGTAAGAGGCACACACTACGAAGTGGAAATGGTCGGCAGCGAGTTATTTTTAGCAGTGTGGGACGGCGCTATTGATTTCACCTCTAGTAAAACGCAGCAAGTTTCCTCATTTGGTGAAGGTGAGCATTTTAATTTTGCAAAAATTGAACAGAGCAGCGGTAAAGTAACAGGTTTGTTAGAAGCTCCGGCTGTTTTTAAAAATGGTCATTCTATTGCAAATAACCAAACACCAGCCGTTAAACTGGACACGGTAACGCGCTCTAAAAACCTAGTCAGCATCAAAACTATCGATCCAGCTAAACCCAAATTAATGACTAACCAAAATGAGCTTGGCGCAGACCAAAACTCGCAACCAGCTAACCAAGATAAGCTTACAATTAATCTTGACCAATATGTTGTGGATGGTTTTTTATCGTTTAAAGACGAAGCTGGCCAGTGGCATAACAAATTCGGGCAAGCTATTAATCGTGCCGAATTAGATTTAGCGGCGAATTTAAATCAAAAAAATCATCAAAATGATGACTATCAACACCAATTTGATTTGTATGGCCGAGCGTTTCCTAGTGTTGCGGCAGGTGGCGCATTTGAATTTACACCTTAA